From Deltaproteobacteria bacterium, the proteins below share one genomic window:
- the ilvB gene encoding biosynthetic-type acetolactate synthase large subunit, giving the protein MKKTGAQILLESLRLEGVETIFGYPGGAVLDVYNELFNFPLKHILVRHEQAAVHGADGYARATGRPGVALVTSGPGATNTVTGIATAYMDSIPLVVFSGQVPSALIGNDAFQEADIVGITRPCTKHNYLVKNVNDLAGIIKEAFYIATSGRPGPVLVDIPKDVLQASAVFHYPEEISMRSYKPTYEGHIGQVIKAVKLMMKAKKPVVYAGGGVVLSEAAEELTELSRMLNLPTTTTLMGLGGFPEDDPLSMGMLGMHGTYRANMAVTHCDLLIAVGSRFDDRVTGKLDTFATHARIIHIDIDPTSISKNVKVDVPIVGDVKDVLRKIINHAHEEDVEGFKKAIEPWNSEIQSWKATYPLAYKQGKNHIKPQYVVEKISELAGEDAIISTEVGQNQMWTAQYYKFRKPRTFLTSGGLGTMGYGFPAAIGAAVAFPDRHVIDIAGDGSIQMNIQELATVVQYRIPVKIAILNNHFLGMVRQWQELFYDKRYSNTCMQVQPDFVKLAEAYGAKGLRANKKEDVEMVVREALATEGPVIMEFIVAPEEDVYPMVPAGAPISEMLLV; this is encoded by the coding sequence GTGAAAAAAACTGGAGCACAGATATTACTTGAGTCACTGCGGCTGGAAGGGGTTGAAACCATTTTCGGTTATCCCGGAGGCGCGGTGCTTGATGTATATAATGAACTTTTTAACTTTCCTCTCAAGCATATCCTGGTACGGCATGAGCAGGCGGCTGTCCACGGTGCTGACGGTTATGCCAGGGCAACGGGAAGGCCCGGTGTGGCGCTTGTTACTTCAGGGCCCGGCGCGACTAACACGGTAACAGGTATTGCCACGGCCTATATGGATTCCATTCCCCTTGTCGTTTTTTCAGGCCAGGTTCCCTCCGCCCTTATCGGAAACGATGCTTTTCAGGAGGCTGACATTGTGGGTATCACGAGACCCTGCACAAAGCACAACTATCTTGTAAAAAATGTAAACGACCTTGCCGGAATTATAAAGGAAGCATTCTATATTGCCACAAGCGGAAGGCCGGGACCGGTACTGGTCGATATTCCCAAGGACGTTTTACAGGCGTCAGCTGTTTTTCACTACCCTGAAGAGATCAGTATGCGCAGTTATAAGCCCACCTATGAAGGTCACATAGGGCAGGTCATAAAGGCCGTAAAGCTCATGATGAAGGCCAAAAAGCCGGTTGTTTATGCCGGTGGAGGTGTTGTGCTTTCTGAAGCGGCAGAGGAATTGACGGAACTTTCCCGTATGCTGAACCTTCCCACGACGACGACGCTCATGGGGCTCGGCGGATTTCCCGAAGATGATCCTCTCTCCATGGGAATGCTCGGCATGCATGGAACCTACCGGGCCAATATGGCCGTTACCCACTGTGACCTCCTCATTGCCGTCGGATCGAGATTCGATGACAGGGTAACGGGTAAGCTGGACACCTTCGCCACCCATGCCAGGATCATTCATATCGATATTGATCCCACATCGATAAGTAAAAATGTCAAGGTAGATGTTCCCATAGTGGGTGATGTAAAAGATGTTTTAAGAAAGATCATCAATCATGCCCATGAAGAAGATGTGGAAGGATTCAAAAAGGCGATTGAACCCTGGAACAGTGAGATCCAGTCCTGGAAGGCGACTTATCCATTGGCCTACAAACAGGGGAAAAATCATATCAAGCCCCAGTATGTTGTAGAAAAAATATCTGAACTGGCCGGCGAAGATGCCATTATCAGCACTGAGGTCGGACAGAATCAAATGTGGACGGCCCAGTATTACAAATTCAGGAAGCCCAGGACCTTTCTTACTTCAGGCGGTCTGGGTACCATGGGATACGGTTTTCCTGCGGCCATAGGCGCTGCCGTTGCTTTTCCCGACAGGCATGTTATCGATATTGCCGGTGACGGAAGCATCCAGATGAATATACAGGAACTGGCCACCGTTGTTCAGTATCGCATTCCCGTCAAGATCGCTATTTTGAACAATCATTTTCTCGGAATGGTAAGGCAGTGGCAGGAGCTTTTTTACGACAAAAGATATTCAAATACCTGCATGCAGGTACAGCCGGACTTTGTTAAGCTTGCCGAGGCTTATGGCGCAAAGGGATTGAGAGCCAATAAGAAAGAGGACGTAGAAATGGTTGTCAGGGAAGCGCTGGCTACAGAGGGTCCCGTCATTATGGAGTTTATCGTAGCGCCTGAAGAGGATGTTTATCCAATGGTTCCCGCAGGCGCGCCGATTAGTGAAATGCTTTTAGTATAA
- the ilvN gene encoding acetolactate synthase small subunit: MRHIISVLVENEFGVLSRVSGLFSGRGFNIESLCVAETTDSQISRMTIVTSGNEKIIEQIEKQLNKLINVIKVVDHSGSESVERELVLIKVAAEPDTRAEISRIVDIFRGKVIDVSPRTYTVEITGSEGKISALIEMLKPMGIKEIARTGKIAMGRGGKIFK, encoded by the coding sequence ATGCGTCATATAATCTCTGTGCTTGTTGAAAACGAGTTCGGAGTACTTAGCCGGGTCTCAGGGCTCTTCAGCGGAAGAGGATTTAATATCGAGAGCCTTTGTGTTGCTGAAACAACGGATTCGCAGATATCGAGGATGACAATTGTAACCAGTGGTAATGAAAAGATTATCGAGCAGATAGAGAAGCAGCTTAACAAGCTTATCAACGTTATCAAAGTCGTCGATCATTCGGGCAGTGAATCTGTCGAAAGAGAGCTTGTGCTTATAAAAGTGGCTGCCGAACCGGATACGAGGGCCGAAATATCTCGAATAGTTGACATTTTCAGAGGGAAAGTCATCGATGTATCGCCAAGAACTTACACGGTCGAAATTACGGGCAGTGAAGGAAAGATCAGCGCTCTTATAGAGATGCTTAAACCGATGGGAATAAAAGAGATTGCCAGGACAGGAAAAATTGCCATGGGCAGGGGGGGGAAGATCTTTAAATAA
- a CDS encoding diguanylate cyclase, giving the protein MSPGRILIVDDDAFFRNLYAEILESDGYNVVKAASGKEAVTYLNSHEVDLVITDLIMPEIDGQEVLERTKQHNALTDVIVITGHGTIESAIAALKSGAFDYLRKPVNNDELLLTVRRCIEQKRIMEENQGLKRSLKLLEVSRTISSCLERDKLYEHTLDAVIQEITCQAGLSLFRDKNTDFESLNLKAVRHMGNEKGEMICALFNKWLKSHEGAEEAILPYDVKELAGKDQGFLSHFKSFLVVPVKIQGTVSGFLIVFSKIGKEHYNRDDIENATFIAEQSSLSFENVEKYVSAQEMAYVDSLTDLYNTRFLEIALEREVKRSSRSTIPFSVLFMDLDYFKKVNDVHGHLVGSKLLIEVGELLIECVREIDTVVRYGGDEFTIILVDTDHEIAQKVANRIRMNIEKKPFLQNEGLSLHVTASIGIATYPRHASDKKELLDMADKAMYCGKNKSRNTVYLAPLVSREE; this is encoded by the coding sequence ATGTCCCCGGGTAGAATACTCATAGTTGATGACGATGCTTTTTTCAGAAATCTTTATGCCGAGATTCTGGAATCTGACGGATATAATGTCGTCAAGGCTGCTTCAGGGAAAGAGGCCGTTACCTATCTAAACTCCCATGAAGTAGATCTCGTCATTACAGACCTTATCATGCCTGAAATTGATGGTCAGGAAGTGCTGGAAAGGACAAAGCAGCACAATGCGCTTACCGATGTAATCGTCATCACAGGACATGGCACCATAGAATCGGCCATTGCCGCCCTTAAAAGCGGCGCCTTTGATTATCTCAGAAAACCGGTCAATAATGATGAACTGCTGCTTACGGTACGACGCTGTATTGAGCAGAAAAGGATTATGGAGGAGAACCAGGGGCTGAAAAGGTCGCTAAAACTCCTTGAAGTTAGCAGAACAATCAGCTCGTGCCTTGAGAGGGACAAGCTCTACGAACATACCCTTGATGCCGTTATACAGGAAATTACCTGCCAGGCAGGTTTGTCGCTTTTTAGAGATAAAAACACGGATTTTGAGAGCCTGAATCTGAAGGCCGTAAGGCATATGGGGAATGAAAAGGGAGAGATGATTTGCGCTCTTTTTAATAAGTGGCTTAAAAGTCATGAAGGTGCAGAGGAAGCCATTCTCCCCTATGATGTAAAAGAACTGGCTGGAAAGGACCAGGGCTTTTTGAGTCATTTTAAGTCTTTTCTCGTTGTTCCCGTAAAAATACAGGGAACCGTTTCGGGATTCCTCATTGTATTTAGTAAAATAGGGAAGGAACATTACAACAGGGATGACATAGAGAATGCAACCTTTATTGCCGAGCAATCTTCCCTTTCTTTTGAGAACGTTGAAAAGTATGTCAGCGCCCAGGAAATGGCCTATGTCGATAGTCTGACAGACCTTTATAACACAAGGTTTCTTGAAATAGCCCTGGAAAGAGAGGTTAAAAGATCGAGCCGGTCGACTATTCCCTTTTCCGTCCTTTTTATGGACCTTGATTACTTCAAGAAGGTTAACGACGTTCATGGTCACCTTGTGGGGAGCAAACTCCTTATTGAAGTGGGAGAACTGCTTATAGAATGCGTAAGGGAAATTGATACGGTTGTGCGTTATGGTGGTGATGAGTTCACTATTATTCTCGTTGATACGGACCATGAGATTGCCCAGAAAGTTGCCAACAGGATAAGAATGAACATAGAAAAGAAGCCTTTTTTGCAAAATGAAGGACTTTCCCTTCATGTAACGGCATCCATAGGTATTGCAACCTATCCGCGTCATGCCAGTGACAAGAAGGAACTGCTTGATATGGCTGACAAGGCCATGTATTGCGGTAAGAACAAGTCAAGAAATACGGTATACCTGGCTCCTCTTGTTTCCAGGGAGGAGTAG